Proteins encoded together in one Caminicella sporogenes DSM 14501 window:
- a CDS encoding DNA polymerase III subunit alpha, producing MGKKFVHLHLHSEYSLLDGYTRISNLFKRVKELGMDSVAITDHGSMFGVIDFYKEGKKYGIKPIIGCEVYTAPRSRFDKDSIKDKNMGHLVLLAKNNKGYKNLIKIVSKGYTEGFYYKPRIDYELLQEYSDDLICLSACLAGDIQRRILDNNFEGAKKLALKLNNIFGQGNFYLELQDHGLEEQKIVNKELIRLSKETGIPLVATNDVHYLTYEDYKVHDILLCIQTGKTIEDKDRMKFESNEFYLKSPQEMEKLFSHVPEAIENTQKIADMCNVEFDFNQMHLPKYDVPSGYTPNEYLRKLCYEGLKRRYKKVTENLKERLEYELSIIEQMGYVDYFLIVWDFIKYAKDNGILVGPGRGSCGGSIVAYTLNITDIDPIKYNLIFERFLNPERVTMPDIDIDFEDERRGEVIDYVIKKYGSEKVAQIITFGTMAARGAIRDVGRAINMPYSEVDKIAKEVPFQLGMTIDKALEMNPKLKSIYNTDERARYLIDIARAVEGMPRHASTHAAGVVIAKEAVDEYVPLYLHDNNITTQFNMTLLEELGLLKMDFLGLRNLTVIKDALKLIKEHKGVEIDISNIPYDDPKVYELISSGETLGVFQLESTGMRRFMRELKPQCLEDIIAGISLYRPGPMESIPKYIENKNNPEKITYLHPKLEPILKVTYGCLVYQEQVMQVVRELGGYSYGRSDLVRRAMGKKKMDVMVKEREYFINGKVDENGNIEIRGCVRNGIPKDVANTIFDDMIDFAKYAFNKSHAASYAVLAYQTAYLKCYYPVEFMAALMTSVMGNSSKIAQYIDDCKRQGIEILKPDINESFDKFTVSGNKIRFGLLAIKNVGIGIINSIIKARREKKFTSFIDFCERIETKELNKRAVESMIKAGVFDSLNVNRAQLLAVYEKIIEGIHQDKRKNIEGQMSLFNTFSDNIPNSMKYDVLPNVKEFPHKYLLAFEKEMMGIYISGHPLSEYEELINKVATINSNELREMNDEGGSHEFKDGDKVIIPGIIIKKQDKVTKNNNLMAFLTVEDLYGPVEVIVFPTVYDKTLEYLHEDSIVIVIGKINLKEDEEPKILADNILPLTKENVKKLINVVKYEKREVSRKLFLKLKYMDLKKINIIKSILSKKRGNIPVYLYIESEKKKLKADKSLWVNIDEEIIKQLKKVVGEDSVKIC from the coding sequence ATGGGAAAAAAATTTGTCCATCTTCATCTTCATAGTGAATATAGTTTGTTGGATGGTTATACTAGGATTTCAAATTTGTTTAAGAGAGTAAAGGAATTGGGAATGGATTCAGTGGCCATTACTGATCATGGTTCAATGTTTGGAGTGATTGACTTTTATAAAGAAGGTAAAAAATATGGTATAAAACCGATAATAGGATGTGAAGTATATACTGCACCGAGGAGTAGATTTGATAAAGATTCTATTAAAGATAAGAATATGGGACATTTAGTTTTACTTGCAAAAAATAATAAGGGTTATAAAAATTTAATAAAGATTGTTTCAAAAGGATATACTGAAGGATTTTATTATAAGCCGAGAATAGATTATGAATTACTTCAAGAGTATAGTGATGATTTAATTTGTCTTAGTGCATGTCTTGCAGGAGATATTCAGAGGAGAATATTAGATAATAATTTTGAAGGTGCAAAAAAGTTAGCTTTAAAATTAAATAATATTTTTGGACAAGGTAATTTTTATTTAGAACTACAAGACCATGGTTTAGAAGAACAAAAAATAGTTAATAAAGAATTGATAAGATTAAGCAAAGAAACGGGAATTCCTTTAGTTGCTACAAATGATGTGCATTATCTTACTTATGAAGATTATAAGGTTCACGATATACTCCTTTGTATTCAAACGGGTAAAACAATAGAAGATAAAGATAGAATGAAATTTGAGTCAAATGAATTTTATCTAAAATCACCGCAAGAAATGGAAAAGTTATTTTCTCATGTACCTGAGGCTATAGAAAATACGCAAAAAATTGCAGATATGTGTAATGTGGAATTTGATTTCAATCAAATGCATTTACCTAAATATGATGTGCCTAGTGGGTATACGCCTAATGAATATTTAAGAAAATTGTGTTATGAAGGACTTAAAAGAAGATATAAAAAAGTTACAGAAAATTTGAAAGAAAGACTTGAATATGAGTTATCTATAATAGAGCAGATGGGATATGTTGATTATTTTTTAATAGTATGGGATTTTATTAAATATGCAAAAGATAATGGGATTTTAGTAGGACCGGGAAGAGGTAGCTGTGGAGGAAGTATAGTTGCATATACTTTAAATATAACGGATATAGACCCTATTAAGTATAATCTTATATTTGAAAGATTTTTAAATCCAGAACGTGTTACAATGCCGGATATCGATATAGATTTTGAAGATGAAAGACGCGGAGAAGTTATAGATTACGTTATTAAAAAGTACGGAAGTGAAAAAGTTGCTCAAATAATAACATTTGGTACTATGGCTGCAAGAGGAGCTATTAGAGATGTGGGAAGGGCTATTAATATGCCTTATAGTGAAGTAGATAAAATAGCTAAAGAAGTTCCATTTCAGCTTGGAATGACAATAGATAAAGCTCTAGAAATGAATCCGAAATTAAAAAGTATTTACAATACAGATGAAAGAGCAAGGTATCTTATTGACATAGCAAGAGCAGTAGAAGGTATGCCTAGACATGCATCTACCCATGCAGCAGGAGTAGTTATAGCAAAAGAAGCTGTTGATGAATATGTGCCATTATATCTTCATGATAATAATATAACTACACAATTTAATATGACGCTATTAGAAGAATTAGGACTTCTTAAAATGGATTTTTTGGGACTTAGGAATTTAACAGTTATTAAAGATGCTTTAAAGCTTATAAAAGAACATAAAGGAGTAGAAATAGATATTTCAAATATTCCATATGATGACCCGAAGGTGTATGAATTAATAAGCAGTGGAGAAACTTTAGGAGTTTTTCAGTTAGAGAGTACGGGAATGCGCAGATTTATGAGAGAATTAAAACCGCAGTGTCTTGAAGATATAATAGCTGGAATTTCTCTATATAGACCCGGACCTATGGAATCTATTCCAAAATATATTGAAAATAAAAATAATCCGGAGAAAATAACTTATCTACATCCTAAGCTTGAGCCTATATTAAAAGTTACTTATGGTTGTTTAGTTTATCAAGAGCAGGTTATGCAGGTAGTTAGAGAATTAGGTGGATATAGTTATGGTAGAAGCGACCTTGTTAGAAGAGCTATGGGTAAAAAGAAAATGGATGTAATGGTAAAAGAAAGAGAATATTTTATAAATGGAAAAGTAGATGAAAATGGAAATATAGAAATTCGTGGTTGCGTAAGAAATGGTATTCCAAAAGATGTTGCAAATACAATATTTGATGATATGATAGATTTTGCAAAATATGCTTTTAATAAAAGTCATGCTGCTAGTTATGCAGTGCTTGCATATCAGACTGCATATCTTAAGTGTTATTATCCTGTTGAGTTTATGGCAGCACTTATGACGAGTGTTATGGGTAATTCAAGTAAGATAGCTCAATATATTGATGACTGTAAAAGACAGGGTATTGAAATACTTAAACCCGATATTAATGAGAGTTTTGACAAATTTACTGTATCTGGAAATAAAATAAGATTTGGATTGTTGGCTATTAAAAATGTAGGTATTGGTATAATAAATTCTATTATAAAGGCGAGAAGAGAAAAAAAATTTACAAGTTTTATTGATTTTTGTGAAAGAATAGAAACTAAAGAGTTAAATAAGAGAGCTGTAGAAAGTATGATTAAGGCAGGGGTATTTGATAGTTTGAATGTGAATAGAGCTCAGCTTTTAGCTGTATATGAAAAAATAATAGAGGGAATTCATCAAGATAAAAGAAAAAATATAGAAGGGCAGATGTCTTTGTTTAATACTTTTAGTGATAATATTCCAAACAGTATGAAATATGATGTGTTGCCCAATGTAAAAGAGTTTCCTCATAAATACCTTTTAGCTTTTGAAAAGGAAATGATGGGAATATATATTAGTGGACATCCTCTATCGGAATATGAAGAATTAATAAATAAAGTAGCTACTATAAACTCTAATGAACTAAGGGAAATGAATGATGAAGGTGGGAGTCATGAATTTAAGGATGGAGATAAAGTAATAATACCGGGTATAATAATAAAAAAACAAGATAAAGTTACTAAAAATAATAATTTGATGGCTTTTTTGACAGTAGAAGATTTGTATGGACCAGTTGAAGTGATTGTATTTCCAACTGTTTATGATAAAACATTAGAGTATTTGCATGAGGATAGTATAGTAATAGTAATAGGAAAAATAAATTTAAAAGAAGATGAAGAGCCAAAAATTTTAGCTGATAATATACTTCCATTAACAAAGGAGAATGTTAAAAAATTAATTAATGTGGTAAAATATGAAAAGAGAGAGGTAAGTAGAAAATTATTTTTGAAACTGAAATATATGGATTTAAAGAAAATTAATATTATAAAATCTATACTATCTAAAAAAAGAGGAAATATTCCAGTATATTTATATATAGAGAGTGAAAAAAAGAAATTGAAGGCAGATAAAAGTTTATGGGTAAATATTGATGAAGAAATTATAAAGCAGTTAAAAAAAGTAGTTGGGGAAGATTCTGTAAAAATTTGCTAA
- a CDS encoding HD-GYP domain-containing protein — MDNRTSKINVENVKAGMILGQNIYDNNGNILLSKGIKIRDSYLKKIKDLGIDEILIVNEENDDSYSNHCKTMYHDNSHKKIIFEKTRREAKDFIEKTMKKIYFDNNIDVERLKNIVSNILDNLLSNDEVIISLENLRKVDDYTFEHSVNVCILSLVIGISLGYSYDELLDLGIGAILHDIGKMMVPKEILNKPGPLTAEEYDIVKKHTIYGYEIIKKNSLISEIAAQVVLSHHERPDGCGYPQGKSLDDIHCYSKIVAIADVYDALTSNRTYKSKVDAYEALEYIRTMAGSQFDKEIVKEFIKCIGIYPVGSIVRLNTNEVGLVVDINKFKPNKPIVRILIGNDGRKVTDYIEVDINKNPDVAITSLIHEYKL; from the coding sequence ATGGATAATAGGACAAGTAAAATAAATGTAGAAAACGTTAAAGCAGGAATGATTTTAGGACAGAATATATATGATAATAATGGGAATATTTTACTTAGCAAAGGTATAAAGATTAGAGATTCATATTTAAAAAAAATAAAAGATTTAGGCATAGATGAGATTTTAATAGTAAATGAGGAAAATGATGATAGTTATAGTAATCATTGTAAAACCATGTATCATGATAATTCACATAAAAAAATTATTTTTGAAAAAACTAGACGTGAAGCAAAGGATTTTATAGAAAAGACAATGAAAAAAATTTATTTCGATAATAATATTGATGTTGAAAGATTAAAAAATATTGTTTCTAATATACTTGATAATCTATTGAGTAATGATGAAGTAATAATTAGTTTGGAAAATCTAAGAAAAGTAGATGATTATACATTTGAACATTCAGTTAATGTTTGTATACTATCTCTTGTTATAGGAATTTCTTTAGGGTATAGTTATGATGAGCTTTTAGATTTAGGAATAGGTGCTATTCTTCACGATATAGGTAAAATGATGGTTCCAAAAGAAATATTAAATAAACCCGGACCATTGACAGCAGAAGAATATGATATAGTAAAAAAACATACTATTTATGGATATGAAATAATAAAGAAAAATAGTTTAATAAGTGAAATTGCAGCACAGGTAGTGCTTTCACATCATGAAAGACCTGATGGATGTGGCTACCCACAAGGTAAAAGTTTAGATGATATACATTGTTATTCAAAAATAGTTGCTATAGCAGATGTATATGATGCTCTCACATCTAATAGGACATATAAAAGTAAAGTAGATGCATACGAGGCTTTAGAATATATAAGGACTATGGCCGGTTCTCAATTTGATAAAGAAATAGTAAAAGAATTTATTAAATGTATAGGAATTTATCCAGTTGGTAGTATAGTCAGATTAAATACTAATGAGGTAGGATTAGTTGTAGATATAAATAAATTTAAGCCCAATAAGCCAATTGTAAGAATACTTATAGGAAATGATGGAAGAAAAGTAACAGATTATATTGAAGTGGATATTAATAAAAATCCTGATGTTGCAATAACTTCATTAATACATGAATATAAATTGTAA
- a CDS encoding HPr family phosphocarrier protein, giving the protein MIRKEFVIRNELGLHSRAAALFVKTTNKFMSDIFIERQDEKVNAKSIMGIMALGISKNSKITIVIDGPDEMEAIKALEKVINEDLLNL; this is encoded by the coding sequence ATGATTAGAAAAGAATTTGTTATAAGAAACGAATTGGGATTACATTCAAGGGCAGCAGCTTTATTTGTAAAAACTACTAATAAGTTCATGTCAGATATTTTTATAGAAAGACAAGACGAAAAAGTAAATGCAAAGAGTATAATGGGAATTATGGCATTGGGAATTTCTAAGAATAGTAAGATAACCATTGTGATTGATGGACCAGATGAAATGGAAGCAATCAAAGCACTTGAAAAGGTTATAAATGAAGATTTGCTAAATTTATAA
- the whiA gene encoding DNA-binding protein WhiA, which yields MSFSSQTKNEIVRKMFEKKCCQLAEASALIRMSGTIQLVGLNRVNIKVTTENAAIARLTFSLFKKVFNVHTEVLVKKNKVLKKSNIYVVLVAGANEMLQKMGIINFEDNKFSINYKIPSKLIERECCKRAYLRGAFLGGGSVSDPEKTYHLEFVTHSEEFSEELKNLINSYGLNSKVIMRKNNYVVYLKEGDQIVDLLNIIGAHNALLNLENIRIMKQMRNNVNRIVNCETANLSKIVEAALRQIKNIEYIKNTVGLKVLPDNLREIAELRLKYRDASLKELGQMLNPPVGKSGVNHRLRKIEKIAEKLKGGIDDD from the coding sequence ATGTCTTTTTCATCGCAAACTAAAAACGAAATAGTTAGAAAAATGTTTGAAAAGAAATGTTGTCAATTAGCTGAAGCGTCAGCTTTAATAAGAATGAGCGGTACAATACAGCTTGTAGGACTGAATAGAGTAAATATAAAAGTAACTACGGAAAATGCTGCGATTGCTAGGTTAACGTTTTCCTTGTTTAAAAAAGTTTTTAATGTTCATACTGAAGTACTTGTTAAAAAAAATAAAGTTCTCAAGAAAAGTAATATTTATGTTGTTTTAGTAGCAGGTGCTAATGAAATGCTTCAAAAGATGGGAATAATAAATTTTGAAGATAATAAATTTAGTATAAATTATAAAATTCCTAGTAAACTAATAGAAAGGGAATGTTGTAAAAGAGCGTATTTAAGAGGAGCTTTTCTTGGCGGTGGTTCAGTTAGTGATCCAGAAAAAACATATCATTTAGAATTTGTTACTCATAGTGAGGAGTTTAGTGAAGAGTTAAAGAATTTAATAAATAGTTATGGATTAAATTCAAAAGTAATAATGAGGAAAAATAATTATGTTGTGTATTTAAAAGAAGGAGATCAAATTGTAGATTTATTAAATATTATTGGAGCTCATAATGCACTTTTGAATTTGGAAAATATTAGAATTATGAAACAGATGAGAAATAATGTAAATAGAATAGTAAATTGTGAAACTGCAAATTTAAGTAAAATTGTTGAAGCTGCATTAAGACAGATAAAAAATATAGAGTACATTAAAAATACTGTTGGCTTAAAAGTACTACCGGATAATTTAAGAGAAATTGCTGAATTAAGACTTAAGTATAGAGATGCTAGTTTAAAGGAATTAGGACAGATGTTAAATCCACCAGTTGGGAAATCTGGAGTAAATCATAGACTTAGAAAAATAGAAAAGATAGCTGAAAAGTTAAAAGGGGGAATAGATGATGATTAG
- a CDS encoding DUF1540 domain-containing protein — protein sequence MANYPKMHVKCSVSNCKYNKNNYCHADKLEVNAIGDGYALTSEGTACSTFVSSVDNNKTY from the coding sequence ATGGCTAACTACCCTAAAATGCACGTTAAATGTTCAGTATCTAATTGCAAATACAATAAAAACAACTACTGTCATGCTGATAAACTAGAAGTAAATGCCATAGGAGATGGATATGCTCTAACAAGTGAAGGTACTGCATGCAGTACATTTGTATCTAGTGTAGATAATAATAAAACTTATTAA